CTTCGAGAGCGGCGTGCATACCTGGGACCATGAGGACGGCGTTGTGCTGGCCGACGAGGAGTGGACCGCGGCCGAGTTCGACGCCGCTATCGAGCGCTATGTCGAAATCTTCGGCGAGCCGCCGCAAACCCACGGCGCCGCCGGCTGGCAGATGAACGCGCATGCGTACCGGCTCGAGCAGCGGCTTGGCATGCGCTACGCGTCCGACGGGCGCGGCACGCATCCGTTCTGGCCCATGGTCAGGGGCGAACCGGTGCGGGTACCGCAATTGCCGACGACCTTGCCGACGCTCGACGAGCTGATCGGCATCGGCGGCCTGACCCCGGACAACGTCCACGAGCACCTGCTCGGCCTGACCCTTGCCGAAACGCCATACGGCCACGTCTACACGCTGCACGCCGAGCTCGAGGGCATGAAGCTTCTGCCGGTGTTCGAGCGCTTGCGCAGGCTGGCGGGAGCAGGGCTACCAGTTCGTCAGCCTTGGCGAGCACTGTGCCGCGCTCGATCTGAGCCAGCTGCCGTATCACGAGGTGCGGATGGCCGAAATCCCGGGGCGGAGCGGTGAGCTGGCGGTCCAGGGGCCCGAATTCTTGTAGGTAGTGGCCCAAACAAAAACGCCGGCTGAGCCGGCGTTTTTGTGGGAACTACTTGCTCGCCTTGACGATGTTCATTGCCGTGGCGACGACACGGCAACGTCGCTGAGCTGCAGCAGCGTGTTGCCTTGGCGATCTTGCCGAACGCATCGATGTAGCGCTCGGCAACCTTGAGGTTGACCGCTTCGATGCCCCGCCGGTTTCGATCGACTTGCCGACGGTTTCGACCGCTTCGGCCGTTGCGCTGGCCAGCCGGATCGCCTGTGCTTCGCCGGTCGCGCGGTTGATCGCCGCCTGCTTCTCGCCGCGACTGGATCGCCGCTTCGCGCTGGCCGCTGGCGAGGTTGATCTGCTGCTGCTTGACGCCTTCGGACTGGGCGATCAGCGCGCGCTTTTCCCGTTCGGCGGTGATCTGCTTCTGCATCGCGTGGAGGATTTCCTGCGGTGGTGTCAGGTCCTTGATTTCGTAGCGCAGCACCTTGACGCCCCAGTTGGCCGCGGCTTCGTCGAGCGAGCACGACCGCGCGGTCCGCGTTCCTCGAAGGTGCGGTCGAGTTCGAGCTTGCCGATCACCGAGCGCAGCGTCGTTTGCGCCAGTTGCGTGATCGCGAGTATGTAGTCGCTGGCGCCGTAGGAGGCCAGTTTCGGATCGCGAACCTGAAAGTAGAGGATGCCATCGACCTGTAACTGGGTGTTGTCGCGGGCTGGCAAGGGGGGTTGTGCTTGTACGCGACGCGATCGATGAAGGGGACCACGATGCGCAGGCCCGGCTCGAGTACGTCGTGAAAACGGCCAAGCCGCTCACGGACCCACGCCTGCTGCTGCGGGACGATTTTCAGCGTCTTGGCAATGAATATGACGACGATGACCGCAAACGCGACGATGAACTGCAGCGACATGGATGACTCCATCAAGGTTGGGGAGGCGAGGTGTCGAGCAGCAGCGTGTTGCCACGCTGCCCGACGATGTAGAACCGGGCCCGGTCGGCGGGTTCGGCAAATTCGGCGTCCCAGTCTGCGCCAGCGGACCCTGGCGTGGCTGGCGTCGATCCAGCGCTCGATCGTGACAAGGCCGCCGAGATCGAGCGCATTGCTGTTGTCGTGCCTCGGCTGGGCCCGGCGTTTCCACCGCCGCAACCCGGCGAGCGCGACCAGGCTGGCGACGGGTGCCGATTTGCACCGCCAGCGACGCGAGAGCGCCGCGGTGATCGACCGGCGAGCATGCCGGCAGCAATGGCCAGCAGATAGAAAGTGCCGCTGAACATTTCCAGTCCGACCAGCACGGCGCAGCGATGAGCCAAATGGTAGTGGGAGTCATGATCAAGTCAGATTAAA
This window of the Jeongeupia sp. USM3 genome carries:
- a CDS encoding polysaccharide deacetylase family protein yields the protein MRLLTLKIDIDGTGVPGVDLLQRFNANATFLWSLGPDHTGRAIKRVFRPGFMKKVSRTSVREHYGIRTLLYGTLLPGPDIGKRCAPLMREVVAAGFESGVHTWDHEDGVVLADEEWTAAEFDAAIERYVEIFGEPPQTHGAAGWQMNAHAYRLEQRLGMRYASDGRGTHPFWPMVRGEPVRVPQLPTTLPTLDELIGIGGLTPDNVHEHLLGLTLAETPYGHVYTLHAELEGMKLLPVFERLRRLAGAGLPVRQPWRALCRARSEPAAVSRGADGRNPGAER
- a CDS encoding SPFH domain-containing protein, yielding MLRYEIKDLTPPQEILHAMQKQITAEREKRALIAQSEGVKQQQINLASGQREAAIQSRREAGGDQPRDRRSTGDPAGQRNGRSGRNRRQVDRNRRGIEAVNLKVAERYIDAFGKIAKATRCCSSATLPCRRHGNEHRQGEQVVPTKTPAQPAFLFGPLPTRIRAPGPPAHRSAPGFRPSAPRDTAAGSDRARHSARQG